In Alkalibacter saccharofermentans DSM 14828, the genomic stretch AAAGTTCCAGCCCTTTCCGGCATTATCGGCCCTTCCGAATCATAGCAGTCGTTGACATCTACCACCTGACCGCAAATATGGGCTCCTATTGAAATCCCGCTGCCCAAATGAACTACGATAATTCTAGCTTCTTGATAGCTCTTGCCTAGTTCATTGGCTGCAGCCTTAGCGCACTCTTTTTGGTTCAAGGCATGAAACCTGCTTTTTCTTTTTATTTCAGGCAAGCCCGTTATCCTGGCAAGCTCACCTAATTCATCGACTACCGGTGGATCCACCACAAAAGCCGGAATACCAGCCTTAGCGGCAATCTCGCTGGCAATAACAGCACCTAGGTTTGAAGCATGATGGCCGCCCACGCCCCTTATACAGTCTTCTATCATGCGTTGGTTGACAATGTAAGTTCCGCTTTTAATAGGCCTCAAAGTGCCTCCTCTTCCCGCTACTGCCGCCAATTCATTGATTGGCACTTTCCACTTGTCTAACATATTGATCACTGCATCTTTTCTTAATGGACACTGTTCCATAACGCTTTTGTAGACGTTCAACTCTTCCTTAGGATGATTTATTTTTTCTCTGA encodes the following:
- the buk gene encoding butyrate kinase; translation: MYKILVINPGSTSTRLALYEEGIELFREKINHPKEELNVYKSVMEQCPLRKDAVINMLDKWKVPINELAAVAGRGGTLRPIKSGTYIVNQRMIEDCIRGVGGHHASNLGAVIASEIAAKAGIPAFVVDPPVVDELGELARITGLPEIKRKSRFHALNQKECAKAAANELGKSYQEARIIVVHLGSGISIGAHICGQVVDVNDCYDSEGPIMPERAGTLPAGDLVKMCYSGKFTLEEMQKKLTGKGGVYAYLGTSDMISVKGKVNLGDKAAKLLYDAMAYQVSKFVGALSTVLEGNVDCIAMTGGLAGDDDFIKMVSCRVDWIAPVKVYPGEMEMEALAKGVLEVLQGAVEAKIYCDDSIID